Genomic segment of Syngnathus acus chromosome 10, fSynAcu1.2, whole genome shotgun sequence:
AATAGCCGCTCCCACAACGTGTTTCTCTGCGCATGACTAAACCAGCTGGTGGGGGAAGATCAGAGCCATTTTCAGGCAATGATGCAGAAAAAGGGCATTCACTTTTTAACACGCTCTGGTAAGTAGAAGAACCTAATAAGTTCAGCAGAATCCAGTAACAAATGTTGAACACTTAACAGAAGCGATGGCAAAGTCACCAGAGTAACTTTACAGCTGCCATGAAACCCCCAGGAGAACCCACCCCCCTCTTTAGACGACCAAGGAGGCCCATTAAATTAACGACAGGTATTCCATTCCAAGATTGTGGATGTGAAAAAGGGTCATGAAGGCAGCTGAGCAAACACATAGATCAGGGAGAAATACAACAGGATGACAACTCATAATTATGATCCCCTTCCATCACCTCTCACCCACTCGTCAccaaaaacaactcaaaaaCCCAACTATCTGTATTCAGGCAGTTCCTCTCAATATACCCTGTTCTGGACTATTTCGTTAAAAACCTCCAAAATAGCAACTCTGTTATTTACCACATTTCTCATTGGCCCGTGTTTCTGAGGTCATGCAGAGTAAAGAGACATTTTACAAGCACTTAACATTAATGTTACAGTCATGAGCTCACCACATTTTACAGACTAAGCTTACGTGTCGCCCCTTTTCCTCTCTCCTCCCGCACTGTATAGGTgatttttagttatttttttatgatcgcCTCAAGCAGTGAATACCCATAGTGAATGAGGCACTGCCAGTGTGCACCGTTGATTATCCCAAACATTTATTACAATGGTCTTGACGCGAGGCCACATGTGCAGTGGGGTCTAGCAGCATTTCGTCACATTGTATAGAACTTACTTGGCAATAATTTACACACACGTGAAAGTGTTTGAATGGGAGGTGAGGTCATGCGCAAGCCCCACGCGGAGAGGGCCGTTAACTGCGATGCCCTTTATTGCTGCAGAGGGTCCCTGAGCTGCCATGCGTTGCGGGGTTCTGTCTTTTATATAACATGCGgctctttgtttttatatgtcAATTATGGAACATTTAACTGGAACATGTTACAAAAAGCTGCCTTAGGTTAGTCCTTCAAAGGTCTTGATCACTATTATCAGATTTTTCTTACACTTTAGCGTCAGTAAGCACATTTTTGCACTGAATCGTGTGAGCCGCTATTACATGACGCTAAATTGTTCATACATGACAAATCATATCAAGACGTTTTCCACTGATAATGTGACCTTTAAACTCTGCAACtcaattgagaaaaaaaaaaaaaaaaaaacttttcaagAGGGGTGGTCAAAATAATGCAACTGAGACAATGTGGACAGAAATGACCACTCACATTCAACATAAACCTGCCACTCTTTGAGTTGCCTTTAATTAACCCAAAATTAAACAGATGTCCCAATAaggttttttctttaaataataTATGAATAGATAATATGTAATAGGAGTAGTGGTGTACACAGTCCCACGCACTGTCAAGTGACTGCTTACATTGACCACGAGAGGTCACTAAATGTCAAGATGATCACAGTTTTTGTCATTAACTGTAACAGAAATTATAATTTCCTTGTCCCTGAAACTTCCAGGTGGCACATTAAAACATGTTACAAAttaaactgtaaaaaaattaattaaaaacacaaacatgtgaATGCCTTGTATTATAACGGTATTCTTTCCTCATTGTTGGTTTTGTGATCGCacgtaatgtaatgtaatgtaatgtaatgtaatgtaatgtaatgtaatgtaatgtaatacCTTCGTTGTGCGGAAGATGGCAGGATATAACTAAACTGGCGTACGGGTCAAACGGAATACAGGCATCGTATTTCAAAAATCATAAAAGCGTTCCAGTAATGGGCAATAATGTTCATCTGTATGATTTTCAATCACTTTTGAAAAGTAAGGGTGTtacattgagaaaaaaaaaagaaaaaaaaaacatcttgtcGGATTTCAATAGAGAGGGTGTTTCAGTTTTCAATTGGAAGCTTTACATTCCGATTGTCATGGAACGCACCGAAAGGACCAGCAGGAGACTGTGAAGGCTTGTCAACATCCTGTCCGCGGCTCTCCCGGACCTTACTCATCTTGCTCACTGACCCAGCTCAAAGCCGGGTGTTCGTTTACCATCTGAGGCCTCTCTGACAGCGGAACGTACGCTTCGGGAAGCTCGGCGCCGCActcatgtgattttttttttttttttttggacccaGCAGTGTATCTGTGAGGTCGGGAGGGCCGCCGAAGTGATGTCTGCACGAGCGAACGGCTACTTGGGCTACGGTCAGACCCCTACGCCGAACGGTGGAGTTGCTCCCCCTCGACAGAATGGTAAAGCAGGCCAGATGATGCGATTAGCCAGCTTCTTTGGCTTTTagcatgctaatgctaatggaATAATTGAATATTCGTCACTTTCAGCCTTCGTGTAATTACTTAAACTTAgcttggaaataaaaataacacaaacaaaagggTATTAGTGTTACGTTTGGGATGTGTCGTAATGTAAGCCAATTTAAGCACTAGTTTGATGCTAACAACTTGAACGAAgatgctaacgttagcctaGCGTCAATGGACAAGCAAGCTGTTAACTTTGCGCCACATAAAGAAGCAACATTTATTAATGTGTCCCAGACATCAATGTGACTAGTGTGACTTGTATTTACTCTTAGTGGAGACATGTTTAGATTAGTAGCACACCAAGCTGCTGAGCTATCAGGATGAAACTTGCCTGCAGCTAAGAGATTTAGCATCTCCTTTGTAATTTAAGACACCATCAAAGCTGGtgaaagaagaaatgaaagGCAATATTAGCATTGGGAGCAGGTGCAGGACTTCCATACGAGGCGTTCAAGCTACCTTACTACAGGGTTCCCAAACCTTTTAGCTAGGGCAGTAACAGCTAAGGCTGCTCAATTAATCAACATTTTAATCATAATCACGATATTGGCTACAGACAAATTGATATCATCGAGGATAAACGATTATTTGGCGTTTCCGTTTTGAGACATGCATGCGCAAGTCCACCGCCCCGCCCCCACGTGTGTGGAGATCCAGGTCATTTAACAGGTTGTTGTCCCTTAACGCGTACAAAGAACGAAAGTTTATGAACTGGTTCATATTTTGGACGAACGTGAACTGAACGTAGCGCATTTAACAACTATCACGAGAGCTGCTGTATTCgcaatttctttttatatgactgctacaaataatgaaaaacatttttattttattatcttCTCCCACCACATTTAATTCTCCTAGGTCCAGTTCAGAGATACAGCGCCACACATCCTACCATGGTTTACTATGGAGCCCCACTTCAGCAACAGAACTACCCCACCATCCCGTCACACTGCACTGGCGTGTCCAGCAAACCCCCCGCCACAAACAGTACTCACCATGTAAACAACTGCTACCCGAATCACCGTCATGTACCACCCCCGTGCTTGGCGCCCCAGCGAGACACCGTCGCCATACACTCCTCGGCGCCACCGCCAAGCGGCCATTACGCCCGGTTCCAGGAGCAGCTTCCGTCCTGTGCCACTCCAGCAGGTTATTACAGACAGACATCATACCATGCACCGTCAGCTCAATGTCAGCAGCAGGAGCCCACATTGTTGCCggcaccatctagtggtccGGAGTCTCCTGTCTACCCTATTGTTTCGTACCCGTCTGCGTCGGGGACGAGCCAGTATGGCACTCTTGTCTCTAGCCAGACTGCCACTACGCCGAAAGTGACGCTGTACAGCAACCTCCAACCAGGTCCTAttacaacagcagcagcagcacctgcTGCAATGCACCCTGGGTACAAAGAGACTCCTCCCACTCAAATGGCACCAGCTGTAAATGGACAAGGAAGCAGAGGTATGAGCTGGTCTTTCAACTTTTTGTTCTGCTTTGTGATGTGATCTTTTGTAGAATAGTTTGTGAAGCTTAAAGCAGATGACTTTGGCCAAAGGCAgggtacaccctggactggtcaatGGCCATTCGCAGGGCACATTTAAACAAGCAACATTCACGCGCACGTTCACAACTATGGACTATTTAGAGTGTCAGTGAACTTGATATTCATGACTTTGATGGGTCGAAACAGGAATACCCAGACAAAACAAATCCGTTTGAGTTCTTTAGCAACCCACACCACTGTATCCATTTCGTCCGCTTCTAAACTTCCAACGACAAAAAACAGGAATTAAAATACGCTTTCAAAGCATTTTCTCTTGTCCTTTTTCTCATCGCAGTCGCAAACACAGCTCACCAAAACTACGACCATCATGCCTCTCTAAACTACCATTCCTATACAAAGGGAACGCAACCGTCCTCCTCAGGAACACCGACCACATCACTGCATTCCTCACCAAGACACCATGAAGGTAAATAACACATTGTCACCAAATAATCCAAAAAAAGACTTATTGCTTTGATATTGTTGCTGGCCAATCAAGAAGGTTTTTCTGAACTTTAATATTGCCACCTTCTTAAAATGTCTTAAAACTTTTATTGAAATTTGTCGAAGTAATGTCAAGGGCCTTTTTCTTGACCTTGGCCGAGATACCTTACAAGTTGTTTCAAAGTCACATGAAAGAAGACATCACTCTTGCTCGCTTTCTTTGCCCTCCTCCCATTTCCAACAGGCATGCAGTATGGATATGGCGCTAATAGTGGCGCTAGCTCGGCCTCGGGTCCAACCGCAGCCCCCTCGTCATCCAGCTCGgaggatgatgaggatgacgatgaggaagaagaggatgaggaagcAGGTGGGCTTTTGATGTAACATTTTGCCATTCACTTTCCAGCCCACTGACCTCCATTGTTCACGTTCCTCTGCCATTCAGGTGTCTTAAGTGTACCGACCAGATCAGATAATCCCCCAGTTTATAAATCCGATTTAGTCGGCACTAATTGGATCCCTTGAGTTTGTCTGGCCTGCAGCTGGGATTTGTTGTGGGACAAAaccatcttttctttctttttcgtatttcacatttctttttcatcttcCAAACGACACACATCCATAACCCAAGCGGTCAAGCTAATAAATAATCTATTCCCTGCTCCCCCTGTTCCTGACAGTGCCACCATCCTTCACACCTTGTATTTCCATTTCCTAATTTAATTTCCTCTGTGTCACTGTGATGCTTTTTCAGGAGGTGACACATCGTCGTCCACCACCGGCAGTGCGTCGCCGGTGCCAAACAGCTATGATTCCCTGGAAGGAGGCAGTTATCCAGGtatggaagggggggggggtcacaaaCATGCTCTTTATTACCTTGTGAGTCACACGTTTTGGGCTATCACTGGATTGGTTGTTTTCATCACAATTTTGTTCACAGCTGTCACCTCTGGGTTGCTTTATGCACATAGAGTAGTCCTCTGTGAATTTGACATTATATTTCTTAAAGAAATGTATATATTACTGTCATAATGTCATTGCTAAAATAACAGATCTAATTCAGAAAAGGTTTAGTCATTTGATGGCAAACTGAACTCTCGTGCAGATTCTGTGCCAGCTTCCGCCAATATGACCAATCGCTACAGTAGCTATGGTTACCCCGGTGCGCAGCCGGTTTATCAGCATGGACCAACCTCACTCGCGGACTCGCCAGCTTCTCGGGACCTTCTTGGACCGACGGGCTACCAGCAGTACTCCCAGGTTGGTCTTTAGTCAAATGTGCTAGACAGCAGAATAAAATCCCATACTCACTTCCTTGAGTTGCGTGCAGCCTTTTCCGAGTATGTCTCAGCTGTCTGCGGCCCTGGGAGGTCTGAGTGGGGTCCCAGAGCTGGAGGTTGAGGCGCTCAGGCCTCTCAACCTGCTGCAGGAGAGGAATCTCCTCCCCCCAAGACCTTTGGAGGCCCCTGAACCCAACCTGAGTTCCGAGCTTAAAAAGGTCAACTGCAGCCCACAGTACGTAAAGGTTTTAACCGCCtcttaaattttttaaattaaaggaTGCAAATAAAGTTCATGTTTACTCTTCCGTAAGGACATTCCGGTGTACCCTGACCAGCATTCCTCAAACGCAGGCTCTGCTCAATAAGGCCAGACTGCCTCTTGGCCTCCTCCTTCACCCCTTCAGAGATCTACAGGTGGGATCAGAGCTCTAAACTAGGAAGGctaccataaaaaaaataaaaaataaaaaaaaaagatagccAATCGCCGACAATTTAGAGTTTACATCAGAAACATCAAATCTTTCAAGCTAACTTAATCAGTATCAAAACTATCACTTAAAAAAGGTGTAGGCTtagtattatatttttattatcccGGTTAACCCTTTTTGTTATCCCTTTTCTTATACACCAGATAGTATTAGTGCATAATTGATCAAAATGTTGTCCGTAGCGTTCATAAAGGTTTTAGAATGGCTCTGGTTTGACTCTTAACATCCCGGATGAATTTCTCTGAACTcctaataaatattttaaggtGCATTTGGAagggctttgtttttttatacaattGAATACATTGCCAATAACATGTCTGTGAATGTTTTTGCTAAAATACTTAAGACAATTCAGAAAAGAAATGCGTGCCCATAAAAACAATCGAACTACAATATGTGGGAGTGTTTATTATGCAAATTAGCAACATTGTTACGAAACAATAGGACAGATATCAGATGTCCCTTTCAGCATCACATTTGACCAAATAACATCGTTTTAATGAAAGTCTCTTTGCAGCAACTACCAGTCATCACGTCTAACACCATTGTGCGCTGTCGCCACTGCCGCACCTACATCAACCCCTTTGTTACCTTCCTGGACCAGCACCGGTGGAAGTGTAACCTCTGCTATCGGATCAACGATGGTACGAAAACGTTCATGCAACTTTGCTTCATTAATCTAGCTCAGCTACCTTTCGCGCTGAATTGATGTTCTGTCTTTTATATTCTAGTACCTGATGAGTTCATGTACAACCCGGTAACGAGGTCATACGGCGAACCCCACAAGAGACCTGAAGTCCAGAACGCCACTGTGGAATTCATCGCCTCCTCAGACTACATGGTGAGGACCACCTCCTTGCTTTGAGTGCTTTTGTCCACTAGATGGTTGTCTCGTTTCGCTTCATACAGCTAATGGAATGCAAAGTTTGATACTAATGCCACCACAGTTCTAATAATAAACTTGTCAACAGTTACGCCCCCCTCAGCCAGCAGTCTACCTGTTCGTGCTGGATgtttcacagagtgcagtggAAAGCGGCTACCTGAAATATTTCTGCGAGTCGCTCCTAGAGAATCTGGATAAGTGAGTGCCAGgatcatgaataaaataaaataaaaaagcttttCTACCTAAAAACAGATCATAGGGGTTAAGAACTAGTTGTGGTGTTTCTTAGGTTGCCCGGAGACTCTCGTACCAAAGTGGGATTCCTCACTTTTGACAGCAGCGTCCATTTCTACAACCTCCAGGAGGGATTGTCTCAGCCTCAGATGCTGGTGGTGACTGATATTGACGGTACTGAGCGATTGACTTTTCATtatcagcatttttgttttttgctttatgACATTGAACTCTGTGTTTAAAGGCGACATTAGAAAACAGTTTAAAACTTCCAAAGATTTATAATGACTTCTTTGTACCATGCTTTCAACTATACTCTTCAAGGACAAATAATTTTAGCACAGTCCCCACCCACCAAGTTATCACTAATTAGGTAACACTAAtcgttttggggttttttgtcAAGTAGCTGTTATGTGATATCACATTATAGCAGAATGTCTCATTTAAAGAGATTTTTGGAAATAGGTAGTGCATTACTCCTCCCTACCTTTGTAGTGCCACATTTGTCGGCAGGTAGTCTCGAGACCAAACTGGTATTTGTAGGCAagccaataaaaaacaaaaaagtcccCTCATTGGAATATTGTATTGACCTTTTTCAGATGTATTCATACCATCTCATGACAGTCTAATGGTGAACTGGAAGGAGAGTAAAGAGGTAGGTAGCTCACTTACTCAAATCTTCCattacatttgtgtttgcgtgcgtgtTGTTTTACTCAGGGTGAATTATATTCTTGCATCCCCTTCATGCAGCTTATCAAAGACCTGCTGACCTCCCTCCCTGCCATGTTCAGCCAGAGCAGGG
This window contains:
- the sec24b gene encoding protein transport protein Sec24B; protein product: MSARANGYLGYGQTPTPNGGVAPPRQNGPVQRYSATHPTMVYYGAPLQQQNYPTIPSHCTGVSSKPPATNSTHHVNNCYPNHRHVPPPCLAPQRDTVAIHSSAPPPSGHYARFQEQLPSCATPAGYYRQTSYHAPSAQCQQQEPTLLPAPSSGPESPVYPIVSYPSASGTSQYGTLVSSQTATTPKVTLYSNLQPGPITTAAAAPAAMHPGYKETPPTQMAPAVNGQGSRVANTAHQNYDHHASLNYHSYTKGTQPSSSGTPTTSLHSSPRHHEGMQYGYGANSGASSASGPTAAPSSSSSEDDEDDDEEEEDEEAGGDTSSSTTGSASPVPNSYDSLEGGSYPDSVPASANMTNRYSSYGYPGAQPVYQHGPTSLADSPASRDLLGPTGYQQYSQPFPSMSQLSAALGGLSGVPELEVEALRPLNLLQERNLLPPRPLEAPEPNLSSELKKVNCSPQTFRCTLTSIPQTQALLNKARLPLGLLLHPFRDLQQLPVITSNTIVRCRHCRTYINPFVTFLDQHRWKCNLCYRINDVPDEFMYNPVTRSYGEPHKRPEVQNATVEFIASSDYMLRPPQPAVYLFVLDVSQSAVESGYLKYFCESLLENLDKLPGDSRTKVGFLTFDSSVHFYNLQEGLSQPQMLVVTDIDDVFIPSHDSLMVNWKESKELIKDLLTSLPAMFSQSREMHSALGPALQAAFMLMSPTGGRVSVFQTKLPTLGVGSLQSREDPSQRSSAKGVQHLGPATDFYKKFALDCSGQQIGVDLFLLSSQYADLATLACISKYSAGSIFYYPSFQHIHTPAQLEKFQKDLERYLSRKLGFEAVMRIRCTKGLSIHTFHGNFFVRSTDLLSLANVNPDSAFAVQMSVDDSLVDSSLACFQAALLYTSSKGKRRIRVHTLCLPVVNQLSDVYAGADIQAITCLLANMAIDRSVSSSLLDARDALTNAAVDFLSAYKNNVSNLQQSGLVVPAGMRLFPLYILSLLKQIAFRTGTSTRLDERVFAMCEFKTQPLQQLMRMVHPDLYRLDNMSDQGALHLNDTLVPQPPLLHLSAERLSRDGAFLMDCGSVFYLWVGKCCNELFIRDVLNSPNYASIPPNMSCIPELRTPLSERVRAFLDWLQDNRAFSSIVHVVKDDASAKATFFQHLVEDCSESAPSYCEFLQHIQQQVS